The Clostridia bacterium DNA segment CAGGTTAATCTTGCCGAGGTATTGTATTATGTGTGTTTTTATGTTTTTATATATAAGGACGATATAGATAGTAAAAGAATAAATTGTCAAAGGGTTTAGGAGGATTGTATGTCTGTAAAAGTTGAAAAATTAGAAAAGAATTTTGTCGGTTTAGAGATAGAGGTTTCCCAAGAGGAATTCGCTAAAGCTTATCAGGCCACTATCAAGAAGATGGGTGGTAAAATGGAGCTTCCAGGGTTTCGCAAGGGCAAGGCTCCTACAGCTCTGCTGGAAAAGAACATCGGTGTTGAAGCAATTTTAGCTGAAGCTGCAGATGATGTTATTCCAGGTGCTTATTATAATGCTATTACAGCGGAAGACATTGAGCCGATTGATAGACCGGATGTTGAGCTGATTAAATGTGCAAAAGATGAACCGTTTATCTTTAAGGCGAAACTGCAGGTTAAACCTGAAGTTACGTTGGGAGATTACAAAGGTTTGGAAGTAAATAAAAAATCAGCTGAAGTTAAAAAAGAGATGATTGATCATGAAATTGAAACTATGAGAAATCGTTATGCTAAAATTGAAGACGTAGAAGAGGGCACCTTGGCCCATGGCGATATTGCCTTGATGGATTTTGAAGGATTTGTTGATGGCGTAGCCTTTGAAGGTGGAAAAGCTGAAAATCATTCATTGGAAATTGGTTCAGGTTCTTTCATACCGGGTTTTGAAGATGGAATGGTTGGAATGGTTGTCGGAGAAGAAAAAGACGTAAAGGTAACCTTCCCTGAAGAATATCACGCAGAGAATCTTGCTGGTAAAGAAGCTATTTTCAAGGTTAACCTAAAGAGCATGAAGAAAAAGTTTTTAGCTGACTTGGATGATGAGTTTGCAAAAGATGTCAGTGAGTTTGAAACTTTGGATGAACTGAAAAAAGATATTGAAGATAAAATGAAAAAAGCGTTGGAAGATCAAAGTACCAATTCCTTACGTATGGAACTGATGGAAAAAGCTGCTGAAAATATTGAAGTAGAAATTCCTCAAGTAATGATTGATACAAAGATTGATGGATATGTAAAGGATCTTGAGCAACGTTTGTCTCAGCAGGGCGCGACATTGGAGCAATACTTGGAATTCTCTGGCCTGGATATGGACAAAGTAAAAGAAGAATACAAACCGAGAGCAGAAGTTCAAGTGAAAATTGATTTGATGTTAGAAGCAGTTGTTAAGGCTGAGAATATCGAAGTGACGGATGAGGATATCGACGCCGAACTCGAAAAAATGGCTAAGATGTACGGACAAGATATTGAAAACCTCAAAGCATTCTTTACAGCACAAGGAGAAATGAAGTCCTTGAAGCAAAGTATTGCGTTCGAAAAAGCGATTGATTTGATTCAGTCAGAAGCAAAAATAACAGAAGTTAGTGAAGAAAAATAGGATAGATAAATAAACTAGTATATAATTGGGTACAGGAATCTTGTATTCCTGTACCTCTTACTATATACGGAATATACGAAGAAAGGTCGTGATTAATATGGCACCATTGGTACCGATGGTCGTAGAGCAGACAGGTCATGGCGAGAGATCGTATGATATCTACTCACGGCTGCTAAAAGACAGAATTATTTTTTTGGGTGGACAGATTGATGACACAGTAGCAAATCTCTTGATTGCCCAGCTTCTTTTTCTAGAAAGTGAAGATGCCGAGAAAGATATATATATTTATATCAATAGTCCCGGTGGCTCGATCACTGCAGGCATGGCGATATATGATACCATGCAGTATATTAAGAACGATGTAGTAACGATATGTGTAGGACTCGCAGCTAGTATGGGTGCATTTTTACTTACTGCAGGCACGCAGGGCAAACGTTTTGCGTTACCCAACGCCGAGATTATGATTCACCAACCACTTGGTGGTGCACAAGGACAGGCGACAGATATAGAAATACAGGCAAAACGTATTGTTAAGATGAAGTCTGACTTGAACCGCATTATGGCTGAAAGAACAGGGCAGCCTGTGGAACAAATTGAAAAAGATACAGATAGAGATAATTTTATGACTGCTGAGGAAGCCAAGGCATATGGGTTAATTGATGAAGTCATGAGGAGCAGGGATTAAAAAGGAGAAAGTAAGCATATGACATCGAAAAAAGATGATCAGCTGTTTTGCTCTTTCTGCGGCAAAAGCCAAGCAGAAGTAAAACATTTAGTTGCTGGCCCAGGTGTATTTATTTGCAATGAATGCATTGAGCTGTGCAATCACATCATGGAGGAAGAATTTGGAGAAAGTATCTCTAATGATTTAGAAATGGGAGAGGTTCTGAAGCCCCAAGAAATGAAAGCTGCACTAGACGAATACGTTATCGGACAAGACCAAGCAAAAAAAGCGCTGTGTGTTGCCGTATATAACCATTATAAACGTATTGGCAGTAACAAGTCCCAAGACTCTGATGTGGAACTTACAAAATCTAATATTTTGCTTGTAGGACCGACTGGAAGTGGTAAAACATTTCTAGCCGTTACTATGGCTAAAATTCTAAAGGTTCCATTCGCCATAGCAGATGCCACTACATTAACTGAAGCTGGCTATGTTGGTGAAGATGTCGAGAATATTCTTTTGCGCCTAGTACAGGCTGCAGATTATGACATTGAAAAAGCGGAAAAAGGAATCATTTATATTGATGAAATAGATAAAATTGCAAGAAAATCTGAAAACCCGTCTATTACAAGAGATGTTTCAGGTGAAGGTGTTCAACAGGCCTTGTTGAAGATAATTGAAGGCACCGAATCTAACGTGCCGCCACAAGGTGGTCGAAAACATCCTCATCAAGAATATCTAAAGATTAACACGGAAAATATTCTTTTTATCTGCGGTGGAGCCTTCCAAGGACTAGAAAAAATTATCGCAAGAAGAGTGAATGCTAAAACGATTGGTTTTGGTGCGGATATCCAAGAAAAAAGTTTGATGACGAATGATGCTTTGATGGAGAAAATGGAGCCAGAGGATCTTTTGAAATTCGGTCTAATACCGGAATTTATTGGAAGATTACCTGTATCTGTAGCCCTCAAGGAATTAGACGAAGAAGCATTGATGAACATCTTAACGAAGCCTAGAAACTCTCTAGTAAAGCAATATAAGCACCTTATGGAATATGAGAATATAGACCTTGTATTTGAAGATGCAGCTCTAAAGGCTATTGCCAAGGAAGCTTTGACTAGAAAAACGGGTGCACGTGGTTTGCGAGGCATCATTGAAGATGTCATGATGGAAATCATGTACGAAGTTCCGTCTAGAACGGATGTCGTCCAGTGTATAGTCACGGAAGAGACCGTGAAAGAAAGAACCAAACCGATTCTTAAGATAAAAGACGGTAAGAAGGAACAATCTGAAGAAATTGCGTGAGATAAAAGGACAGCAGTTTTCTGTTGTCCTTTTCAACTAGAAATAGAGGTGATGGTATGACTGTAAAAGAAGATATGATATACACCACCATAGATGATGAACAGGATTTGTTGGAAACGATTCCCATGCTACCGCTCCGTGGTGTAGTGGTGTACCCACACATGGTGATGCACTTAGATGTGGGAAGAGATAAGTCTCTTAAATCTGTGGATTTGGCAATGGATGAAGATAGAAGGATATTTTTGTCATCACAAATAGATCCCCAGTTAGGAGAACCTCAAAAAGAGGATATTTACGATATCGGGGTAGTGGCGGAAGTAAAACAACTTTTAAGACTGCCAGGCACAACTGTACGCATATTGGTGGAAGGTGTTACTCGGGCTAGAATGCATCGATTTATAGACGAGAACGATACCTACCAGGCAGAAGTGGAATATCTTTACGACCAACATATAGCTGAAGACGATCTCGAACTAGAGGCACTCATGCGTACGGCGATTAAGGACTTCAAGGACTATGCTTTAATCAGCAATAAAATTTCCAATGACACCATCGCAATTGTGGAAAATTTGAATGATGGTGCTGCACTAGGGGATATTATTGCTTCACATCTAAACATTGCTCTAGAGGACCGTCAGAGCATCTTAGAGGCCATTGAAATAAAGAATCGTCTTGAAGTAATCTGCCAAATTCTCGTTCGTGAAAAGCAAGTTGCTGAACTTGAACGAAAGATTGCTGAAAAAGTTAAGGAACAGATTGACCAGTCTCAAAAAGAATACTATTTGAAAGAGCAAATTAAGGCAATTCAGAACGAGCTGGACGATAAAGATGATAAGGAAAGCGAAAATGAAGAGCTTTTAGACCGGCTAGAGTCTTCTGGAATGCCAGAAGAAGCCTACGACAAGGTTAAGAAAGAAATTGAACGCCTATATCGTACGCCGAGTGCAGTAGCAGAAGTATCGGTGATGCGAAACTATATTGACTGGATGTTGGATATTCCTTGGAAGGATAAAAGCCGAGACCGATTGGATTTGACCAAGGCTAAGAAAATTTTGGATGACGACCATTATGGTTTGGAGAAGCCGAAGGAACGAATCCTGGAATATCTAGCAGTTCGCAAAATGAAGAAGGATATGAAGGGGCCCATAATATGTTTGGTAGGTCCTCCAGGAACAGGAAAAACTTCACTTGCGAAATCAGTAGCGAGAGCTTTGAATCGTAAATTTGTTAGACTTTCACTGGGTGGTGTGCATGATGAGGCTGAAATACGCGGACATAGAAAAACCTATATTGGTGCTATGCCAGGACGCATTATACAGTCTATGAAAAAAGCAGGCACTGTAAATCCAGTAATTTTACTTGATGAAGTAGACAAATTGGGTAGCGACTATAAGGGTGATCCATCTTCAGCACTTCTAGAAGTTTTGGATCCAGAACAAAACAACACGTTTTCAGATAACTACATTGAAGTACCCTATGATCTTTCCAAGGTATTGTTCATTACGACTGCGAACGTGGCCCATACTATTCCAAGACCTCTCATGGACCGTATGGAAATTATTGAAGTGGATAGCTATACGGAACTTGAGAAACTAGAAATTGCTAAAAGACATCTTGTGACCAAACAACTGAATGAAAATGGTCTTGAAAAAAGAGACATTAAGATATTGGATGAGGGCTTGGTAAAAATCATCAGCCAGTACACTAGAGAAGC contains these protein-coding regions:
- the clpX gene encoding ATP-dependent Clp protease ATP-binding subunit ClpX, translating into MTSKKDDQLFCSFCGKSQAEVKHLVAGPGVFICNECIELCNHIMEEEFGESISNDLEMGEVLKPQEMKAALDEYVIGQDQAKKALCVAVYNHYKRIGSNKSQDSDVELTKSNILLVGPTGSGKTFLAVTMAKILKVPFAIADATTLTEAGYVGEDVENILLRLVQAADYDIEKAEKGIIYIDEIDKIARKSENPSITRDVSGEGVQQALLKIIEGTESNVPPQGGRKHPHQEYLKINTENILFICGGAFQGLEKIIARRVNAKTIGFGADIQEKSLMTNDALMEKMEPEDLLKFGLIPEFIGRLPVSVALKELDEEALMNILTKPRNSLVKQYKHLMEYENIDLVFEDAALKAIAKEALTRKTGARGLRGIIEDVMMEIMYEVPSRTDVVQCIVTEETVKERTKPILKIKDGKKEQSEEIA
- the lon gene encoding endopeptidase La, coding for MIYTTIDDEQDLLETIPMLPLRGVVVYPHMVMHLDVGRDKSLKSVDLAMDEDRRIFLSSQIDPQLGEPQKEDIYDIGVVAEVKQLLRLPGTTVRILVEGVTRARMHRFIDENDTYQAEVEYLYDQHIAEDDLELEALMRTAIKDFKDYALISNKISNDTIAIVENLNDGAALGDIIASHLNIALEDRQSILEAIEIKNRLEVICQILVREKQVAELERKIAEKVKEQIDQSQKEYYLKEQIKAIQNELDDKDDKESENEELLDRLESSGMPEEAYDKVKKEIERLYRTPSAVAEVSVMRNYIDWMLDIPWKDKSRDRLDLTKAKKILDDDHYGLEKPKERILEYLAVRKMKKDMKGPIICLVGPPGTGKTSLAKSVARALNRKFVRLSLGGVHDEAEIRGHRKTYIGAMPGRIIQSMKKAGTVNPVILLDEVDKLGSDYKGDPSSALLEVLDPEQNNTFSDNYIEVPYDLSKVLFITTANVAHTIPRPLMDRMEIIEVDSYTELEKLEIAKRHLVTKQLNENGLEKRDIKILDEGLVKIISQYTREAGVRGLERSIGTIFRKSAKLFLLGEKKIVVDEAKVEELLGVPMYRKDEMAKESEKGLVMGLAVTSVGGTILPVEASVMSGTGKLQLTGSLGDVMKESASAGLTYLRSNAKQYHLPENLNKEMDIHIHYPEGAIPKDGPSAGVTMVTALSSIFLDRKVRKDIAMTGEVTIRGRVLAIGGLKEKILAAHRAGIKTVIIPKENEKNIEEIPKEVQEDMNIILAETVEDVLAVALEKANDH
- a CDS encoding trigger factor, translated to MSVKVEKLEKNFVGLEIEVSQEEFAKAYQATIKKMGGKMELPGFRKGKAPTALLEKNIGVEAILAEAADDVIPGAYYNAITAEDIEPIDRPDVELIKCAKDEPFIFKAKLQVKPEVTLGDYKGLEVNKKSAEVKKEMIDHEIETMRNRYAKIEDVEEGTLAHGDIALMDFEGFVDGVAFEGGKAENHSLEIGSGSFIPGFEDGMVGMVVGEEKDVKVTFPEEYHAENLAGKEAIFKVNLKSMKKKFLADLDDEFAKDVSEFETLDELKKDIEDKMKKALEDQSTNSLRMELMEKAAENIEVEIPQVMIDTKIDGYVKDLEQRLSQQGATLEQYLEFSGLDMDKVKEEYKPRAEVQVKIDLMLEAVVKAENIEVTDEDIDAELEKMAKMYGQDIENLKAFFTAQGEMKSLKQSIAFEKAIDLIQSEAKITEVSEEK
- the clpP gene encoding ATP-dependent Clp endopeptidase proteolytic subunit ClpP, which produces MAPLVPMVVEQTGHGERSYDIYSRLLKDRIIFLGGQIDDTVANLLIAQLLFLESEDAEKDIYIYINSPGGSITAGMAIYDTMQYIKNDVVTICVGLAASMGAFLLTAGTQGKRFALPNAEIMIHQPLGGAQGQATDIEIQAKRIVKMKSDLNRIMAERTGQPVEQIEKDTDRDNFMTAEEAKAYGLIDEVMRSRD